The following DNA comes from Flavisolibacter ginsenosidimutans.
CGCTGTACAAGATTCAGGGCAAAAGCGATGACCCTAACGTGAGAGTAACCGACGGCGGAACCTTTCAGGGTTCGCTTGGTTATGGCTTCAACATTGGCAAAGGTTATTTGACGCTGAACGGCGAATACATCAGCCGCGAGGCCACCAACAGAACGGGCACGTACACGGGTCAAATTTTTCCCAGCGTAAACGGACAAAACCGCGATGATTCCATTATGAATGGCCGTGGCATTAACCGAAACACGTTTGACATCAGGGCTGGTAACTCGCAAATGAAAGGCGGCGCCCTGTTTTACAATTTTGCTTTGCCGGTAGGCAAGAACGGTGAGGTTTATGCCTTTGGTGGCTACAGCAAAAAAGACGGCAACTCCGCCGGCTTGTACCGTTATCCGAGTAGCGTTGTTCTGGCATCGAACGCGGGCAAATATGCTTCGAATGTGTTTGCCATGTACCCCAACGGTTTTCTTCCCAACATCAATACAAAGATTGCCGACTTTTCAACCGCCGTTGGTTATCGTACAAAAATTAAAGGATGGAATTTTGACATCAGCAACAGCTTTGGCCAAAACACGTTTGATTTTGGCGTAAGCAATTCCGTTAACTACTCGCAATTTGCTGTTAACTCAAGCCCGCAAACAACCTTCGATGCCGGCGGCTTGAAGTTTTGGCAAAACACCAGCAATGCGGACGTTGCCAAGAGATATGATGTGTTGCGAGGACTGAACGTGGCCGCCGGTCTTGAATACCGCATTGATGCTTTCGGCATTCGCAGCGGCGAAGAAGCCTCGTACAAAAACTACGACGTACCGTCGGGTGTTGGTCCGGGCGCACAGGTTTTTCCCGGTTTTGTCAACACCATCGGCGATACGAAAACACGCAACGCAAAAGCCGTTTACGTAGATCTTGAACAGGATTTTACAAAAGCATTCTTGTTAACGGGAGCTCTCCGCTATGAGAATTACAGCGACTTTGGCTCGACCTTTAATTACAAATTCAGCACGAGAGTAAAAGTGGTGGATTGGTTCAATCTCCGCGGTTCGGTTAGTACCGGTTTTCGTGCACCGTCCATGCAGCAGAAGTATTATGCAAAGACCAACACTTTGTTCATTACGCAAGGCGGAAGCTTAACGCCGGTACAGGCCGGAACCTTTACCAACGACAGCCCGCTAGCCGGATTGCTTGGCATTCCAAAACTGAAACAGGAAACAAGCCAAAGCTATTCGTTTGGCTTTACCGCAAAGCCTTTCAGCGGTTTTGAACTCACCTTTGACGCCTACCAGATTGACATTAAAAACCGCATCATTCTTACCAACAATTTCAACGGCAACACCAGCGCACAAATCAAACAAATTCTGGACGCACAAGGTGCTACTACGGCCAACTTTTTTACCAATGCCATTGATACTAGGGCGAGAGGTTTTGAAGCCGTGGCTTCTTACAACAAAACCTTTTTGAAGAAGCATTCCTTGCGCACGGTATTGGCCCTCAACATTACCGACAACCAGGTAAAAAAAGACGCAGCCGGCAAGCCGATTATTCACGCTTCGGATATTTTGGTCAACGGCGGACAATTGGGAAACTATTTCAGCCGCGAAGACCAAAGCCGCATCGAAGTGGCCAATCCAAAAGACAAATTGAGTTTATCGTTTGAATACAAGTACAGCAGGTTCGGAGCCATGCTCCGGTTTGTGCATTTTGGGGTGGTTCAATATCTTGATGCCAGCACGACGCCGATTGCTAACGCTTTTGACAACAATACACTGGAAAGTCTCGACCAGGATTTCTCGGCAAAAACAGTTACGGATCTTTCGCTTTCTTACGACGTTTTAAAATCTTTGCGTCTCACAATCGGTGCAAACAATTTATTTGACGTTTATCCCGATGTACAAACCCACAGCAGCAACCAAAGCCTTGGCCGTTTTGTGTACAGCCGTCGGGTACAACAGATGGGCTTTAACGGCGCTTATTATTTTGCACGTTTGAAACTGACATTGCCCACAGGCAAATAATCTGCTTTTGCAACCGTAAACAAAAAGCCGTCGCAAAACGACGGCTTTTTGTTTTGAGAAGCTTATTTGTACCGGGCATAAATTTCGCCGGCCTTTACTGCGCAATGTCGTTCGTTACTTCGACGTTTAGCGTTCGCTGTTCATCTGTTCCATTGTTCTTTCCACTCCATGCCCACAACAAAAATGCGGGCATCGC
Coding sequences within:
- a CDS encoding TonB-dependent receptor; translated protein: MKPVSQLPLRTLFFVSFFLASLFSLAQNVTVRGAVKDANGQALSGASVTVQGASKGTVADNSGNYSLSLAPGKYTLVVTYVGYLTQRTDVTVGQSGAVQDFILAGAGELNTVTVVGSRSVARTRTETPVPVDVIPLAQVVNEIGQVDLNQIMNYIAPSFQSARQTIADGTDHLDPAQLRGLGTDQVLVLINGKRRHQAALVNVNGTVNRGQTNTDLSAIPATAIERIEILRDGASAQYGSDAIAGVINIVLKRRTGLLEASSSYGFYDTKYPKNYALYKIQGKSDDPNVRVTDGGTFQGSLGYGFNIGKGYLTLNGEYISREATNRTGTYTGQIFPSVNGQNRDDSIMNGRGINRNTFDIRAGNSQMKGGALFYNFALPVGKNGEVYAFGGYSKKDGNSAGLYRYPSSVVLASNAGKYASNVFAMYPNGFLPNINTKIADFSTAVGYRTKIKGWNFDISNSFGQNTFDFGVSNSVNYSQFAVNSSPQTTFDAGGLKFWQNTSNADVAKRYDVLRGLNVAAGLEYRIDAFGIRSGEEASYKNYDVPSGVGPGAQVFPGFVNTIGDTKTRNAKAVYVDLEQDFTKAFLLTGALRYENYSDFGSTFNYKFSTRVKVVDWFNLRGSVSTGFRAPSMQQKYYAKTNTLFITQGGSLTPVQAGTFTNDSPLAGLLGIPKLKQETSQSYSFGFTAKPFSGFELTFDAYQIDIKNRIILTNNFNGNTSAQIKQILDAQGATTANFFTNAIDTRARGFEAVASYNKTFLKKHSLRTVLALNITDNQVKKDAAGKPIIHASDILVNGGQLGNYFSREDQSRIEVANPKDKLSLSFEYKYSRFGAMLRFVHFGVVQYLDASTTPIANAFDNNTLESLDQDFSAKTVTDLSLSYDVLKSLRLTIGANNLFDVYPDVQTHSSNQSLGRFVYSRRVQQMGFNGAYYFARLKLTLPTGK